Proteins encoded by one window of Rutidosis leptorrhynchoides isolate AG116_Rl617_1_P2 chromosome 7, CSIRO_AGI_Rlap_v1, whole genome shotgun sequence:
- the LOC139860228 gene encoding cytokinin riboside 5'-monophosphate phosphoribohydrolase LOG8-like: MERGGSSSKFKRVCVFCGSNPGNREVFSDAATELGYEMISFFTFCVKRKISLVYGGGSVGLMGMISQRVFDGGCHVLGVIPKALVPLEISGESVGDVRIVSDMHERKAEMARQAEGFIALPGGYGTMEEVLEMITWSQLGIHKKPVGLLNVDGYYNSLLALFDTGVKEGFIKQSARDIVLSASNAKDLLTKMEVHTSSISSPLECSHIVKFYVLYEAI; this comes from the exons ATGGAAAGGGGTGGTTCAAGCAGCAAATTCAAAAGGGTTTGTGTTTTTTGTGGAAGTAATCCTGGTAATCGTGAAGTATTCAGTGATGCTGCTACTGAATTAGGATATGAAATGATTAGCTTCTTCACTTTTTGT GTAAAGAGGAAGATAAGTTTGGTGTATGGTGGTGGAAGTGTTGGTTTAATGGGTATGATATCTCAGAGAGTGTTTGATGGAGGTTGCCATGTTCTTGG GGTTATTCCTAAAGCTCTTGTACCTCTTGAG ATTTCTGGTGAATCTGTTGGAGATGTACGAATTGTTTCAGATATGCACGAAAGGAAAGCTGAAATGGCTCGACAAGCTGAAGGCTTTATTGCACTTCCTG GTGGTTATGGAACTATGGAGGAAGTATTAGAGATGATCACATGGTCGCAGCTCGGGATTCATAAGAAACCT GTTGGTCTCTTAAATGTTGATGGGTATTACAATAGTTTGCTTGCATTATTCGATACTGGAGTCAAGGAAGGTTTTATCAAGCAAAGTGCTCGGGACATTGTCTTATCTGCCTCAAATGCAAAAGATTTGTTGACAAAGATGGAGGTACATACATCATCTATTTCCAGCCCGTTAGAATGTTCTCATATTGTGAAATTTTATGTGCTATATGAGGCAATATGA